One Xiphophorus couchianus chromosome 1, X_couchianus-1.0, whole genome shotgun sequence genomic region harbors:
- the LOC114144993 gene encoding neuronal acetylcholine receptor subunit alpha-2-like produces METAGATMEIHTCLCLVFITATPRVYSQVGPRAHAEERLLQNLFAHYNKLSRPVQNTSDTVLVHFGLSIAQLIDVDEKNQMMTTNVWVKQEWNDYKLRWNPEEYENVTSIRIPSEIIWRPDIVLYNNADGDFAVTHLTKAHLFYDGQIKWAPPAIYKSSCSIDVTFFPFDQQSCKMKFGSWTYDRAKIDLINMASDVDQMDYWESGEWVIVNAVGKYNTKKYECCTEIYADITYYFIIRRLPLFYTINLIIPCLLISCLTVLVFYLPSQCGEKITLCISVLLSLTVFLLLITEIIPSTSLVIPLIGEYLLFTMVFVTLSIIITVFVLNVHHRSPKTHGMPHWVRRVFLDLVPRVLFMKRPPGTAKQHCKKLIEMMHRPTMISTTNNSQAFWIGLDMELRQMTQTDNTLPKTSTDSPRILVCSPSPPSSSREDHCNDHPLSTNIFHRSASAKYSVLTEKHSLRRHNSATMCASQLSLPPTLALDSLHNLSSEQPSSLSLNGRSQSAEQMCNQHDQAPPTSEHLCRSQSFQYCCLHDNGLLGFPRQLKEMVSKEHLAKSPTRVPTKEASTQQDTPIPAISPAMQRAIEGVQYIADHLKAEDADFSVKEDWKYVAMVIDRIFLWMFVLVCILGSVGLFLPPWLAGMI; encoded by the exons ATGGAAACTGCTGGAGCCACAATGGAAATACACACCTGCCTGTGCTTGGTTTTCATTACTGCAACTCCAAGAG TGTACTCCCAAGTTGGACCTCGTGCCCATGCTGAAGAGAGGCTTCTTCAGAATCTGTTTGCGCATTACAATAAGCTCTCTCGGCCTGTGCAAAACACTTCAGACACGGTGCTGGTCCACTTCGGCTTGTCTATTGCTCAGCTAATTGATGTG GATGAGAAGAACCAGATGATGACGACAAACGTGTGGGTTAAGCAA gaatGGAACGACTACAAACTCCGTTGGAACCCGGAGGAATACGAAAACGTCACGTCAATACGCATCCCATCAGAGATCATCTGGAGACCTGATATCGTCCTCTACAACAA TGCAGACGGCGACTTTGCCGTGACTCACCTCACCAAAGCCCACCTGTTCTATGATGGTCAAATAAAATGGGCGCCTCCAGCCATTTACAAGTCATCGTGCAGCATAGACGTCACATTTTTTCCCTTCGACCAGCAGAGCTGCAAGATGAAGTTTGGCTCCTGGACCTACGACCGAGCCAAGATCGACCTGATCAACATGGCCAGCGATGTGGACCAGATGGACTACTGGGAGAGCGGCGAGTGGGTCATCGTCAATGCAGTGGGCAAGTACAACACGAAAAAGTACGAGTGTTGTACGGAGATCTATGCGGATATCACTTACTACTTTATCATTCGGAGGCTTCCCTTGTTCTACACCATCAACTTGATCATCCCCTGTCTGCTCATCTCCTGTTTGACTGTTCTGGTCTTTTATTTGCCATCCCAGTGCGGAGAGAAGATCACCTTATGTATTTCGGTTCTACTGTCCCTAACCGTGTTTCTCTTGCTAATCACAGAGATTATCCCGTCCACGTCACTGGTGATCCCCCTGATTGGTGAATACCTGCTGTTCACCATGGTCTTTGTCACACTCTCCATCATAATCACGGTCTTTGTGTTGAATGTGCATCACCGGTCGCCCAAAACTCATGGTATGCCTCATTGGGTGCGCAGAGTTTTCTTGGACTTGGTTCCTCGAGTCCTCTTTATGAAACGTCCGCCGGGAACAGCGAAACAGCACTGCAAGAAGCTCATCGAGATGATGCACCGCCCGACCATGATTTCCACAACAAACAACTCACAGGCTTTTTGGATTGGTCTGGACATGGAGCTGAGACAGATGACGCAGACAGACAACACACTCCCAAAAACTTCCACTGACAGTCCGAGAATCCTTGTTTGCTCACCTTCTCCACCTTCTTCCTCCCGAGAAGACCACTGTAACGACCATCCGCTCAGCACCAACATCTTCCACAGATCAGCCTCCGCCAAATATTCGGTCCTCACAGAGAAGCATTCCCTACGCAGACACAACTCTGCGACCATGTGCGCCTCTCAGTTGTCTTTGCCTCCGACTTTGGCTCTGGACTCACTTCACAACTTGTCCAGTGAGCAGCCAAGTTCTCTGTCCCTCAATGGCCGTTCCCAAAGCGCGGAGCAAATGTGCAACCAGCATGATCAGGCTCCACCAACATCTGAACATCTCTGCCGCTCACAGAGCTTCCAGTACTGCTGTCTGCATGACAATGGCTTACTGGGGTTTCCAAGGCAGCTGAAAGAAATGGTCTCTAAGGAGCACTTGGCCAAATCCCCAACAAGAGTGCCAACCAAAGAAGCAAGCACCCAACAAGATACTCCTATTCCAGCAATTTCTCCAGCTATGCAACGAGCCATAGAGGGAGTTCAATACATCGCAGACCATCTCAAAGCAGAGGATGCAGACTTTTCA